In the genome of Candidatus Cloacimonadota bacterium, the window GGGCGATGACGGCGTACCGCTTTCTTACCACGACAAATACTGGAAGAGTGAGATGGTAGACAGAGTAATCCTACAGCAGGATGGATTTGACGCAGTGGATTCTTCCACTCCCATGCCCCGCCAGAAATACATGTTGGAACTCATTCTGGATATCTGTGCCAAGGATTTCGTATTTGAATCCTTCGAAGAAGTAATGCCATATTATGTGAAGCTAATAAACATCTGCAAACAAATGAACTATGTGGAGTTTGATAGCAGCAATTTCAAGGGTTATGAAGCAGAGCTTCACAAAGCAGTTGATGAAAGGAGCGCAAAATAATGGCAACACAAGCATTTCAGAAGATATACACCAAGCTAAACCAGATCACAAAAGCAACTTGCTCAGTTCATGCCACGGGAGTAGGAAACGAGGAACTAGCGACTGTTGCCGGACGCCTGGCTCAGGTCGTAAAAATCGTAGATGACAATGTAACCTTACAGATCTACGCTGGTACTGAAGGTATCGGAACAGACGCCGAAGTAGTATTCTTCGGCAAAGCCCCTTCCCTGAGAGTAGGCCCGGAACTTGCAGGCAGATTCTTCAACGCTTATGGCGACCCCATCGATGGTGGCCCTGAAGTTCAAGGTCAAGAGATAGAAATTGGCGGACCTTCAGTGAACCCAGTTCGCCGCAAACAGCCCTCAGAGCTCATTGCCACCGGTATAGCCGGCATAGACTTGAACAACACCCTGGTTACCGGACAAAAAATCCCCTTCTTTGCCGACCCCGACCAACCCTACAACGAAGTGATGGCGATGGTTGCTCTGCGTGCTCAAAGCGATAAAATCATCCTTGGTGGTATGGGTCTTTCGAACGATGATTATCTATTCTATAAACACGCCTTTGAAAATGCCGGTGTAATCGACCGCATCATCTCCTTTGTGAACACTACCGAAGATCCCACTGTTGAGCGTCTTTTAGTACCGAATATGGCACTTACTGCCGCTGAATACTTTGCCACAGAGAACAATGAGAAAGTATTGGTGTTGCTTACCGATATGACCCTCTACTGCGATGCTCTCAGCATAGTGTCGAACCGTATGGATCAGATCCCGTCAAAGGACTCCATGCCTGGTTCGCTCTACAGTGATCTGGCCAAGCTCTACGAGAAGGCAGTGCAATTCCCGGGTGGTGGATCGATAACGATCATCGCAGTAACTACCCTTTCCGGAGGCGACATCACTCACGCCATCCCGGATAACACAGGTTATATTACTGAAGGACAGCTTTTCCTAAAGCGCGATACAGACATTTCCAAAACCATCGTTGATCCCTTCCGCTCTCTCTCTCGTTTGAAGCAACTTGTTATAGGCAAAAAGACGAGAGCCGATCACCCGCAAGTGATGAACACTGCTGTTCGCCTCTATGCTGATGCGGCAAATGCCAAGACCAAGCTGGAAAATGGCTTTGACCTTTCGGATTATGACGAGCGTGTGTTGGATTTTGCCAAGGAGTATTCCAATGAGATTTTGGCAATAGACGTAAACATCGATACAGACACCATGCTTGATACGGCCTGGACTCTCTTCCAGAAATACTTTAGCAAGCAGGAAATTGGAATTAAAGACGAATTCATGAGTATCTATTGGAAGAAGGCATGAATCTGAAATTTCAATACAATAAAATCTCTCAGCTACAACTCATCAAACAGCTGGGAGTAAGGCAGAAAGCGCTGCCAACCTTGAAGAACAAGGAATCGGCCCTGCGGGTGGAAGTAAAGAAAGCACGCGATAAAGCTGCTGAACTGGATGAAAAGATCCGCCAACGTACGCAGGAACTGGATGTCTTCATGAAACTCTGGGGCGAGTTTGATCCGGATCTGATCTCTGTGAAAGAAGTCCAGATCAAAACCCGTAAAATCGCTGGAGTAAAAACCCCACTCCTGGAAGATATCAGTTACGAGATCAAAGACTTCAATCTGTTCACCGCTCCCAGTTGGTATCTGGACGGCATAGTGCTATTGAAGGATCTCTCCCGTCTTCAGATTGAGCGGGAATTCTTTATCCGCAAGATGCATATCTTGGAACAAGTAAGGAAGAAGACCACACAGAAGGTTAATCTCTATGAAAAAGTGCAGATTCCAGCTTTTGAAGAAGGAATCCTGAAAATTAAGCGCTTTT includes:
- a CDS encoding V-type ATP synthase subunit B → MATQAFQKIYTKLNQITKATCSVHATGVGNEELATVAGRLAQVVKIVDDNVTLQIYAGTEGIGTDAEVVFFGKAPSLRVGPELAGRFFNAYGDPIDGGPEVQGQEIEIGGPSVNPVRRKQPSELIATGIAGIDLNNTLVTGQKIPFFADPDQPYNEVMAMVALRAQSDKIILGGMGLSNDDYLFYKHAFENAGVIDRIISFVNTTEDPTVERLLVPNMALTAAEYFATENNEKVLVLLTDMTLYCDALSIVSNRMDQIPSKDSMPGSLYSDLAKLYEKAVQFPGGGSITIIAVTTLSGGDITHAIPDNTGYITEGQLFLKRDTDISKTIVDPFRSLSRLKQLVIGKKTRADHPQVMNTAVRLYADAANAKTKLENGFDLSDYDERVLDFAKEYSNEILAIDVNIDTDTMLDTAWTLFQKYFSKQEIGIKDEFMSIYWKKA
- a CDS encoding V-type ATP synthase subunit D, coding for MNLKFQYNKISQLQLIKQLGVRQKALPTLKNKESALRVEVKKARDKAAELDEKIRQRTQELDVFMKLWGEFDPDLISVKEVQIKTRKIAGVKTPLLEDISYEIKDFNLFTAPSWYLDGIVLLKDLSRLQIEREFFIRKMHILEQVRKKTTQKVNLYEKVQIPAFEEGILKIKRFLEDEENLSKAAQKILKDRLEELK